A window of Mucilaginibacter robiniae genomic DNA:
ATACCCGGTAAAGCTATCCTGCTCCATTAACTTCAGCGCGGCCACATGTGCTTTTGCTAAATCTACCACATGAATATAATCGCGGATGCAGCTACCATCAGGAGTGTTATAATCATCACCGAAAACGGTAACCTTTTCACGTTTACCAATGGCTGTTTGTGTAATAAACGGTACCAAGTTTTGAGGAACACCCAATGGCAACTCACCGATCAGCGCTGATTCATGAGCACCTACCGGGTTAAAATAACGTAATGATATTACTTTATAGTTGCTGCCTGATGCAATCATGTCTTTCAATATCTCTTCGGCCACTTGTTTAGTGTTGCCGTAAGGTGATTGCGCTGGCTTTACAGGTGCATCTTCAGTAACGGGTAACTGGTCTGGCTGGCCATAAACAGTACAGCTGGATGAAAACACAAAATTTAATGATTTACCGTAATAAGCATTCAGCAAGTTAACCAGTGAATAAAAATTGTTCCGGTAATATTTCAATGGAAACTGCACTGATTCGCCCACTGCCTTAAAAGCAGCAAAGTGAATAATACCTTCTACTTGAGGCTCGGTGATTGTTAATTGCCTTACAGCTGCCTCATCGGCCAAATCAACTTGGTGAAAAACCGGTTTAAAGCCGATTATCGTGGCTAACTGGTCAAGTATGCTAATATGTGAATTGGATAAATCATCTACAATAACAGGCTCATACCCTGCCTTTACTAATTCTACTACCGTGTGAGAACCTATAAAACCCAGGCCCCCAGTTACTAATATCTTTTTCATAAATGGAAATTTGCTATGCAAGGTAGTAAAAGAATTACTTAATGAACTGTGTAAATTCTTTATGTTGAATTTCGTGTTCAGGCAGCGAGCGGAAGTACTCGTAGGTAATCTTGAGCCCTTCTTGCCGGCTTACCTTGGGCTGCCAGCCCAGCAGCGCCTTGGCTTTGGTGATGTCCGGCCTTCTTTGCTTAGGGTCATCGGTGGGCAGCGGCTTACTGATGAGCTGCTGATCGGTGCCGGTGAGCCTGATGATCTCCTCGCCAAACTCCCGGATGGTAATCTCATCGGGGTTGCCCACGTTCATAGGCTGCACGTAATCGCTCAGCAGCAGCCGGTAAATGCCCTCCACCAGATCATCCACGTAGCAAAACGAGCGCGTCTGACTACCGTCTCCAAACATGGTAAGCGGCTCACCGCGCAGCGCCTGACCAATGAAAGCTGGCAGCACCCGTCCGTCATTCAGCCGCATTCTAGGGCCATACGTGTTAAAGATGCGCACGATGCGCGTTTCGAGCCCGTGAAAGGTGTGGTAAGCCATAGTGATGGCTTCCTGAAAGCGCTTAGCCTCATCATACACGCCTCTGGGGCCTACCGGGTTCACGTTGCCCCAGTACTCCTCAGGCTGCGGGTTTACCGAAGGGTCGCCATACACCTCCGAGGTGGAAGCCACCAGGATGCGCGCGCCTTTGGCCCGGGCCAGTCCCAACAGGTTATGCGTGCCTAAGGAACCTACCTTGAGTGTTTGGATCGGGATCTTTAAGTAGTCGATGGGAGATGCCGGTGAGGCAAAATGCAGAATGTAGTCCAGCTCGCCCGGTACGTGCACGAACTTGGATACGTCATGGTTATAAAACTCGAACTGCTCGAGCTTAAACAAATGCTCGATGTTGCGCAGATCGCCGGTAATGAGGTTATCCATACCCACCACCCGGCAGCCTTCCTTAATAAAGCGGTCCGAGAGGTGCGAGCCCAGAAAACCGGCTGCACCCGTGATGAGTACTCTTTTACCTTGCAGGTTAGTCATAATGGTAATGCTATTGAATAGTTGAATGCGTTATGAAATCGGATCAGTGCGCTAAAGCTATCTACTAAAAGGGTAAACCCAGCAAGCCTAAAGAACTTTTCTCCGCTGGCTTACCCTTTCTTTTTTTATGAGGGTCTTTCGTTTAAGAGTATACGGTAGAAGGGTTACTGGTTACTGGTTACTTTCTATTTTTTACTCAATACTTAAGCCTTACTACTTTCTACAACTTGTTCCCGGCCCACCACCTTGCGGCCGATGGAGTTGTAGTAAAAGCCGCAGTCAATCATCTTTTGAATGTCGTACAAATTACGCCCATCAAAGATGACCTTGGCTTTCAGCAGCGAGCCTACGCGCTCAAAGTCCGGCGTACGGAACAGCTGCCACTCGGTAACAATCAGCAGTGCATCGGCGCCTTCCAGCGCTGCATACGGGTTCTCGGCAAAGGTAATCTTCTCGCCC
This region includes:
- the galE gene encoding UDP-glucose 4-epimerase GalE, yielding MKKILVTGGLGFIGSHTVVELVKAGYEPVIVDDLSNSHISILDQLATIIGFKPVFHQVDLADEAAVRQLTITEPQVEGIIHFAAFKAVGESVQFPLKYYRNNFYSLVNLLNAYYGKSLNFVFSSSCTVYGQPDQLPVTEDAPVKPAQSPYGNTKQVAEEILKDMIASGSNYKVISLRYFNPVGAHESALIGELPLGVPQNLVPFITQTAIGKREKVTVFGDDYNTPDGSCIRDYIHVVDLAKAHVAALKLMEQDSFTGYDVFNIGTGKGTSVLEIIQAFERATGVKLNYTVGPRRGGDVEQVWGDVTKSTEKLNWKAELDVDTMMSSAWAWEKAIAQKAL
- a CDS encoding UDP-glucuronic acid decarboxylase family protein — translated: MQGKRVLITGAAGFLGSHLSDRFIKEGCRVVGMDNLITGDLRNIEHLFKLEQFEFYNHDVSKFVHVPGELDYILHFASPASPIDYLKIPIQTLKVGSLGTHNLLGLARAKGARILVASTSEVYGDPSVNPQPEEYWGNVNPVGPRGVYDEAKRFQEAITMAYHTFHGLETRIVRIFNTYGPRMRLNDGRVLPAFIGQALRGEPLTMFGDGSQTRSFCYVDDLVEGIYRLLLSDYVQPMNVGNPDEITIREFGEEIIRLTGTDQQLISKPLPTDDPKQRRPDITKAKALLGWQPKVSRQEGLKITYEYFRSLPEHEIQHKEFTQFIK